ACCGGCGACGCCTACGGCAGCACCTACCTGCCCGGCATCCACGGCGCCTTCGACGTCGTCGCCGTGGCCGCCACCGTCACCGGTGCCGTCGGTGACACCCTCCGGGTGGACGTGGGGATCCGCAACGACGGTCCGGGCGTGCCGGACAACACCGTCTCCGGCGGCAACACCAGCGCGATGATCTTCACCCCACCGGCCGGAGTGACCGTGCTGGCCACCCCGCCCGGCTGCGGGCCGACCCAGGACGGCGAGGGCAGCGCTCCGACGGCCTGGGTCTGCTGGCAGGGGACCGTGTTCCCCGCCGGGCAGAGCTTCACGATTCCGTTCGACCTGCGGATCGACGGGCCGACGGGCGCCCCCGGCGAGGTGCGGGTATTCCACAACTACCCGCGTCCGGACGACGATCCGACCAACGACGCCGCCCCGGTCACCCTCGGCTGACCGGACCCCCGCGCCCGCCCTGGACCGGGGCGGGGCCGACGAGGAAGGCCGGCCACGGGCGTACCGTGGCCGGCCTTCGCGCCCCGGCCGCCGGGTGCGGGTCCGAGATCGACCCAGGACAGGTTCGTCAGCGGGCGGTCGGCTCCCACGCGTACGCGGCCACGGGCGGGTCGAGCGGGGCGCCGGTGAGCCGGTTGGCCAGGGTGGAGATGGTGTACGTACCGACACCGAGCACCACGTCCAGGGCGTGCCGGCGCTGGTAGCCGGCCGCCAGGAAGGCCTTGATCCCGTCCTCGGGAACCGCGCCCCGGTGGTCGAGCACGGCGAGGGTGAAGCGGCGCAGGGCCTCCAGCCGGTCGTCGGGCAGGGGCGTGCCGGCGCGCAGCGCGCCGATCAGCCCGGGCGTCGCGCCGTGCCGGGTGAGTGCGGCCGTGTGCATGGCGACGCAGAGGTGGCACTCGTTGCGGGTGGCGACCGTCATGACGACGACCTCCCGCTCGACGGGGTCGAGGGCGCACTTCTCGAAGATGCCGTTGACGGTGAGGAACCCGGTGAGCAGTTCCGGGGACTCGGCCATCAGGCCGACCGCGGCGGGCAGGTGTCCGAGCCGGCGGCGTACGCCCTCGATGAC
The nucleotide sequence above comes from Micromonospora sp. M71_S20. Encoded proteins:
- a CDS encoding carboxymuconolactone decarboxylase family protein produces the protein MPPFTAHTADTAPAAARPVIEGVRRRLGHLPAAVGLMAESPELLTGFLTVNGIFEKCALDPVEREVVVMTVATRNECHLCVAMHTAALTRHGATPGLIGALRAGTPLPDDRLEALRRFTLAVLDHRGAVPEDGIKAFLAAGYQRRHALDVVLGVGTYTISTLANRLTGAPLDPPVAAYAWEPTAR